In the genome of Tropicibacter oceani, one region contains:
- a CDS encoding CopD family protein gives MSWVKIIHILCVMGWMTSIFAVPRAIIYWKREHEKLGENGPLGDLTYRLYRFSFGLGIIAIITGTWYGLWLGWPTWLHLKVTLVVLLAAHYLWTGRLVKRAQRGVFTESDMYLRIFNEVSVIGTIAILWVVVAQPF, from the coding sequence ATGTCATGGGTCAAGATCATACATATTCTTTGCGTGATGGGGTGGATGACCTCGATTTTCGCGGTGCCGCGCGCCATCATCTATTGGAAGCGCGAGCATGAAAAGCTGGGCGAAAACGGGCCTTTGGGCGACCTGACCTATCGGTTGTACCGGTTTTCCTTTGGTCTGGGGATCATCGCGATCATCACCGGAACATGGTACGGGCTGTGGCTGGGATGGCCCACCTGGCTGCACCTCAAGGTGACGCTGGTGGTGCTTTTGGCCGCGCATTACCTGTGGACCGGGCGTCTGGTCAAACGCGCCCAGCGCGGGGTTTTCACCGAATCCGACATGTACCTGCGCATCTTCAACGAAGTCAGCGTGATTGGCACCATCGCGATCCTTTGGGTCGTCGTGGCGCAGCCGTTCTGA
- a CDS encoding DUF599 domain-containing protein, whose product MNIAERLALFSMLDYVAVGLLAVLWLGSTHLIEHSPKVRPSTSSLMAQYRREWMVQFVHRDPRIFDSQIIAQLRQGTAFFASGSMIAIGGALALLGNAERLRGVAEELTQTDAPLIVWEIKLFLMVLFAANAFLKFVWSHRLFGYCSVLMAAVPNDPGDPVALPRATKAGEINIIAARAYNRGLRSVYFGIASVAWLAGAPALILAGLFTAGVILRREFASQSREVLLAMTDSTKT is encoded by the coding sequence ATGAACATCGCCGAACGCCTCGCCCTGTTTTCCATGCTCGACTATGTCGCCGTGGGGCTTTTAGCCGTGCTTTGGCTGGGGTCGACGCATCTGATCGAACATTCGCCCAAGGTGCGGCCTTCGACCTCTAGCCTGATGGCGCAGTACCGGCGGGAATGGATGGTGCAGTTCGTGCACCGCGACCCACGGATATTTGACAGCCAGATCATCGCGCAGTTGCGGCAGGGCACGGCGTTTTTCGCATCGGGCAGCATGATCGCGATTGGCGGGGCGCTGGCGCTGCTGGGCAATGCCGAACGGCTGCGCGGCGTCGCCGAAGAGTTGACCCAGACCGATGCGCCGCTGATCGTCTGGGAAATCAAGCTGTTCCTGATGGTGCTTTTCGCCGCGAATGCGTTTTTGAAATTCGTCTGGTCGCATCGGCTGTTCGGCTATTGCAGCGTCCTGATGGCGGCGGTGCCGAATGATCCGGGCGACCCGGTGGCTCTGCCCCGCGCCACCAAGGCGGGCGAGATCAACATCATCGCGGCGCGCGCCTATAATCGTGGGCTGCGGTCGGTCTATTTCGGGATCGCCTCGGTCGCATGGCTGGCCGGGGCCCCGGCGCTGATCTTGGCCGGGCTGTTCACCGCCGGGGTGATCCTGAGGCGCGAATTCGCCTCGCAGTCGCGCGAAGTTTTGCTGGCAATGACGGACAGCACAAAGACGTGA
- a CDS encoding alpha/beta hydrolase: protein MELDDAYANGAHIEGAENFPPRWEAKADAFRKRLAVMGKTRLGLMYGHGTRQALDLFLPDGAAKGLVVFVHGGYWLKFDRSYWSHLAEGALAHGWAVAMPSYDLCPRVGVSDITRQVAQAISVIAHELPGPIRLVGHSAGGHLVARMAEDAVLPADVQARLAHVMPISPVADLRPLMQTSMNRDLKIDMAEAQAESPALHPAPNVPVTVWVGADERPAFVEQARGLGQAWSCATVVEPGKHHFDVIDALADPDSEMIARLLG from the coding sequence ATGGAACTAGATGACGCCTATGCCAATGGTGCCCATATCGAGGGTGCCGAAAATTTCCCCCCAAGGTGGGAGGCAAAGGCCGATGCCTTTCGCAAACGACTGGCGGTCATGGGTAAGACCCGGCTGGGGTTGATGTACGGTCACGGAACCCGGCAGGCGCTGGATTTGTTCCTGCCGGACGGGGCGGCCAAGGGGTTGGTCGTCTTTGTGCACGGCGGCTATTGGTTGAAATTCGACCGCTCGTACTGGTCGCATCTGGCCGAAGGGGCGCTGGCGCATGGCTGGGCAGTGGCCATGCCGTCCTATGATCTGTGCCCGCGCGTGGGCGTTTCCGACATCACCCGGCAGGTGGCGCAGGCCATTTCCGTCATCGCGCACGAGCTGCCCGGGCCGATCCGGCTGGTCGGGCATTCGGCCGGGGGGCATCTGGTGGCGCGGATGGCCGAAGACGCCGTGCTGCCCGCCGATGTGCAGGCCCGTCTGGCGCATGTCATGCCGATCTCGCCCGTCGCGGACCTGCGGCCCTTGATGCAAACCTCGATGAACCGGGATCTGAAAATCGACATGGCCGAGGCGCAGGCCGAAAGCCCCGCCTTGCATCCCGCCCCAAACGTGCCTGTTACCGTCTGGGTCGGCGCCGACGAACGCCCTGCCTTTGTCGAGCAGGCCCGGGGTCTGGGTCAGGCGTGGTCCTGCGCCACCGTGGTCGAGCCGGGCAAACACCATTTCGACGTGATCGACGCGCTGGCCGATCCGGACAGCGAGATGATCGCGCGACTGCTAGGGTAG
- a CDS encoding NAD-dependent succinate-semialdehyde dehydrogenase, with protein sequence MSDQATNLKSLLKDPSLLETRSYVNGQWIDGDGTFDVTNPARGDVIAQVANLSRADVAGAIDAAYTAQKDWAKWTGKERAAVMRKWFDLMMANQDDLGTIMTAEQGKPLAEAKGEIAYGAAFVEFFGEEAKRIYGETIPGHQRDKRITVLKQPIGVAASITPWNFPNAMITRKAAPALAAGCAFVARPAAETPLSAIALGVLAERAGIPAGVFNVVTSSRSSDVGKEFCENPKVRKLTFTGSTEVGRILLKQAADQVMKCSMELGGNAPFIVFDDADLDAAVEGAILCKFRNNGQTCVCANRIYVQAGVYDAFAEKLKARVEKMKVGDGLEAGTDLGPLINSDAIVKVQEHVADATSKGAKVILGGGDPIQGPGYFLPPTIVTGATQDMAFSKDETFGPLAPLFKFKDEDEVIEMANDTIFGLASYFYAKDLSRVYKVAEALEYGIVGVNTGIISTEVAPFGGVKQSGLGREGSHHGIEDYLEMKYVCMSV encoded by the coding sequence ATGTCTGATCAGGCCACAAATCTCAAAAGCCTCTTGAAGGATCCCAGCCTTCTGGAAACCCGGTCGTATGTGAACGGCCAATGGATCGACGGGGACGGCACCTTTGACGTGACCAACCCCGCGCGCGGCGATGTGATCGCGCAGGTCGCGAACCTGTCGCGCGCCGATGTGGCGGGGGCCATCGACGCCGCCTATACCGCGCAAAAGGACTGGGCCAAGTGGACCGGCAAGGAACGCGCCGCCGTGATGCGCAAGTGGTTCGACCTGATGATGGCCAACCAGGACGATCTGGGCACCATCATGACCGCCGAACAGGGCAAGCCGCTGGCCGAGGCCAAGGGCGAGATCGCCTATGGCGCCGCCTTCGTGGAATTCTTTGGCGAAGAGGCCAAGCGGATTTACGGCGAAACCATCCCCGGCCATCAGCGCGACAAGCGGATCACGGTGCTGAAACAGCCTATCGGGGTTGCCGCGTCGATCACGCCTTGGAACTTTCCCAACGCCATGATCACCCGCAAGGCCGCGCCGGCGCTGGCCGCTGGCTGCGCCTTTGTCGCCCGTCCCGCCGCGGAAACGCCGCTGTCGGCCATTGCGCTGGGTGTGCTGGCGGAACGTGCCGGTATCCCCGCTGGCGTGTTCAACGTGGTCACTTCGTCCCGGTCGTCCGACGTGGGCAAGGAGTTCTGCGAGAACCCCAAGGTGCGCAAGCTGACCTTTACGGGATCGACCGAAGTGGGCCGCATCCTGCTGAAACAGGCCGCCGATCAGGTGATGAAATGCAGCATGGAGCTGGGCGGCAATGCGCCGTTCATCGTGTTCGACGACGCCGATCTGGATGCCGCCGTCGAAGGCGCGATCCTGTGCAAGTTCCGCAACAACGGCCAGACCTGCGTCTGCGCCAACCGCATCTATGTGCAGGCCGGGGTCTATGACGCCTTTGCCGAAAAGCTGAAGGCGCGGGTCGAAAAGATGAAGGTGGGTGACGGGCTTGAGGCCGGAACCGACCTTGGCCCGCTGATCAATTCAGACGCCATCGTCAAGGTGCAGGAACATGTGGCCGACGCCACGTCCAAGGGTGCCAAGGTGATCCTGGGCGGCGGCGATCCGATCCAGGGGCCGGGCTATTTCCTGCCCCCGACCATCGTGACCGGCGCGACGCAGGACATGGCCTTTTCCAAGGACGAAACATTCGGGCCGCTGGCCCCGCTGTTCAAGTTCAAGGACGAGGACGAGGTGATCGAGATGGCCAATGACACCATCTTTGGTCTGGCGTCGTATTTCTACGCCAAGGACCTGAGCCGCGTGTACAAGGTCGCCGAGGCGCTGGAATACGGCATCGTCGGCGTCAACACCGGCATCATTTCGACCGAGGTCGCGCCCTTTGGCGGGGTCAAGCAATCGGGTCTGGGCCGCGAAGGATCGCACCACGGCATCGAGGACTACCTCGAAATGAAATACGTCTGCATGAGTGTCTGA
- a CDS encoding M24 family metallopeptidase, whose translation MERPQQYRFHQGDKVLPFAADEYDARLAGLRERMEAAGVQACVLTSMHNIAYYSGFLYCSFGRPYGLVVTDKESVTISAGIDAAQPWRRCHGDNITYTDWQRNNYWRAIESVIGKGKVIGYEGDHLTLVQRDLLEDFLHPAATLDIAPATMLQRMHKSPAEIALIRQGAQVADVGGYAIKDAIKQGAREIDVAMAGRDAMELEIAKRFPDAEYRDTWVWFQSGINTDGAHNPVTARQLQRGDILSLNTFPMISGYYTALERTLFVGEVDPASLKIWEANVAAHEYGMSLLKPGTSCAQVTEKINEFFAERDLLKYRTFGYGHSFGVLSHYYGREAGLELREDIDTVLEPGMVISMEPMLTLPEGTPGAGGYREHDILVITEDGNENITGYPYGPGFNVVG comes from the coding sequence ATGGAACGTCCCCAGCAGTACCGTTTTCACCAGGGCGACAAGGTTTTGCCCTTTGCCGCCGACGAATATGACGCGCGCCTTGCTGGCCTGCGTGAACGCATGGAGGCGGCAGGCGTACAGGCCTGCGTGCTGACCTCGATGCACAACATCGCCTATTACTCGGGCTTTCTGTATTGTTCGTTCGGGCGGCCCTATGGCCTTGTTGTCACGGACAAGGAAAGTGTCACGATCAGCGCGGGTATCGATGCGGCGCAGCCGTGGCGGCGCTGTCATGGCGACAACATCACCTATACGGATTGGCAGCGGAACAACTATTGGCGCGCCATTGAATCGGTGATCGGCAAGGGCAAGGTCATCGGCTATGAGGGCGATCACCTGACGCTGGTGCAGCGCGATCTGCTGGAGGATTTCCTGCACCCCGCCGCGACGCTGGACATTGCCCCGGCCACCATGCTGCAGCGGATGCACAAATCACCGGCCGAAATTGCCCTGATCCGGCAAGGGGCGCAGGTCGCGGACGTCGGCGGTTACGCGATAAAAGACGCCATCAAACAAGGCGCCCGAGAGATCGACGTCGCCATGGCGGGACGCGATGCGATGGAGCTGGAGATCGCCAAACGGTTCCCCGATGCCGAGTACCGCGACACCTGGGTCTGGTTCCAGTCGGGCATCAACACCGATGGCGCGCACAACCCCGTCACCGCGCGGCAGTTGCAGCGCGGCGATATCCTGTCGCTGAACACCTTTCCGATGATCTCGGGCTACTACACCGCGCTCGAACGCACGCTGTTCGTGGGCGAGGTCGACCCGGCATCGCTGAAGATCTGGGAGGCAAACGTGGCCGCCCATGAATACGGGATGAGCCTGCTGAAACCCGGGACGTCCTGCGCGCAAGTCACGGAAAAGATAAACGAATTCTTTGCCGAGCGGGACCTGCTGAAATATCGCACCTTTGGCTATGGCCATTCCTTCGGGGTGCTGTCGCACTACTATGGCCGCGAGGCGGGGCTGGAACTGCGCGAGGATATCGACACGGTTCTGGAACCCGGAATGGTGATCAGCATGGAGCCGATGCTGACCCTCCCCGAGGGTACCCCAGGCGCCGGTGGATACCGCGAGCACGACATTCTGGTGATCACCGAGGACGGCAACGAAAACATCACCGGCTATCCCTATGGGCCGGGCTTCAACGTGGTCGGTTAA
- a CDS encoding DUF1523 family protein gives MVYVKWTFIAVFWLLVAAFLHYTLPQHDIARITDTYEKRIDPGENSWFWAQADVGTDGTLANRDVFFITTTQADGDVMVYRNEDTGWGWPPYFKFDTSNLQAEAADLKSTAAAPQWVVIKHYGWRNEFMTIFPNAISLRPVDDPNIRIIPWLNIIILTLLAATFWALWVRWVRFRENRIDPALESVEDSVHEGGNRLRGLFRRK, from the coding sequence ATGGTCTATGTGAAATGGACGTTTATCGCGGTCTTCTGGCTGCTGGTCGCGGCCTTCCTGCACTACACGCTGCCGCAGCACGACATTGCGCGGATCACCGACACCTATGAAAAGCGCATCGACCCGGGCGAAAACAGCTGGTTCTGGGCGCAGGCGGACGTGGGCACCGATGGCACGCTGGCAAACCGCGACGTGTTCTTCATCACGACGACGCAGGCGGATGGCGACGTGATGGTCTATCGCAACGAAGACACCGGTTGGGGCTGGCCGCCCTATTTCAAGTTCGACACCTCGAACCTGCAGGCCGAGGCGGCAGACCTGAAATCCACCGCCGCCGCGCCGCAGTGGGTGGTGATCAAGCATTACGGCTGGCGCAACGAATTCATGACGATCTTTCCGAACGCGATTTCGCTGCGGCCCGTCGACGATCCGAACATCCGGATCATTCCCTGGCTGAACATCATCATCCTGACGCTGCTGGCGGCGACGTTCTGGGCGCTGTGGGTGCGCTGGGTGCGGTTCCGCGAAAACCGCATCGACCCGGCATTGGAAAGCGTAGAGGATTCGGTGCATGAGGGTGGCAACCGGCTGCGCGGGTTGTTCCGGCGGAAATAA
- a CDS encoding leucine-rich repeat domain-containing protein, with amino-acid sequence MRFGILGLGLWLLAAPLAAQQDCVDFLGKCHRTASSFVSLTLPQDGADLGGIGVLDWAETLVLTGPEGQRPTVSIAALTELPELQELTLENLTLSDPGALAALPITELRFKNVAADDFSALAQIGTLRDLGFVETPGLPELDLASLPPLVRFTLVDTPMPSLDGLERLTDLDSLVLANTGATDLSALAALNLRRFIMRGAGLDDLSMLSGSTNLQFLTLNHSEVTSLDSLPHVENLYNVSAMNSALTDVSALVAAKNLRFLDLRGSKVADVTGIDHLPMLEELDLRETPLADLSPLRNLRALERLWLTDSKVADLGPLAGLPSITQLSISGLPAEDASALAALDKVTILWMNDNRVPDLTPLLDMDALQALRIDDERLVNRDRLEEFIAQRVLPD; translated from the coding sequence ATGCGGTTCGGAATTCTGGGTCTTGGCCTTTGGTTGCTGGCTGCCCCCCTGGCAGCGCAGCAGGACTGTGTCGACTTTCTGGGAAAATGCCATCGAACGGCCAGCAGTTTCGTCAGCCTGACCTTGCCGCAGGACGGCGCCGATCTGGGCGGGATCGGGGTGCTGGATTGGGCCGAAACGCTGGTTCTGACCGGACCCGAGGGGCAGCGCCCCACGGTGTCCATCGCGGCGCTGACCGAACTGCCGGAGCTGCAAGAGCTCACGCTTGAAAACCTGACCCTGTCCGATCCCGGCGCCCTTGCCGCCCTGCCGATTACCGAACTGCGGTTCAAGAACGTTGCCGCAGATGATTTTTCGGCCCTGGCGCAGATCGGAACCTTGCGTGATCTGGGATTTGTCGAAACGCCGGGCCTGCCCGAGCTTGACCTTGCCAGCCTGCCGCCGCTGGTCAGGTTCACGCTGGTCGATACCCCGATGCCATCGTTGGACGGGCTGGAGCGGCTGACCGATCTGGACAGCCTTGTTCTGGCCAATACCGGCGCGACGGACCTGTCCGCTTTGGCGGCGCTGAACCTGCGGCGCTTTATCATGCGCGGCGCGGGGCTGGACGATCTGTCGATGCTGTCGGGCAGCACCAACCTGCAGTTCCTGACGCTTAACCATTCCGAGGTCACGTCCCTGGACAGCCTGCCGCATGTCGAAAATCTATATAATGTCAGCGCGATGAACAGCGCGCTGACGGATGTTTCGGCGCTTGTGGCCGCCAAGAACCTGCGCTTTCTCGACCTGCGCGGCAGCAAGGTTGCGGATGTGACGGGGATCGACCACCTGCCGATGCTCGAGGAACTGGACCTGCGCGAAACGCCGCTGGCGGATCTGTCACCGCTGCGCAACCTGCGCGCGCTCGAACGGCTGTGGCTGACAGACAGCAAGGTGGCTGACCTTGGTCCGCTGGCTGGTCTGCCGTCGATCACCCAGCTGTCGATTTCCGGCCTTCCGGCCGAGGATGCCAGCGCCCTGGCGGCGCTGGACAAGGTGACGATCCTTTGGATGAACGACAACCGGGTGCCTGACCTGACGCCGCTTTTGGACATGGATGCCCTGCAGGCGCTGCGGATCGACGACGAACGCCTGGTCAATCGCGATCGTCTGGAAGAATTCATTGCTCAACGTGTCCTGCCGGACTAG
- a CDS encoding dimethyl sulfoxide reductase anchor subunit family protein: MHPAPSIIAFTTFSGLGFGLLFWLGIDATPPTGFTAFAFYLIGYVLAVGGLLASALHLGRRERALKAFTQWRSSWLSREAWGALAALTITGLHALLLIFGLHIAPLGWLSALLCLGTVFATSMIYAQLKTVPRWHHWTTPALFLLLSVAGGALLSGRVAITGAALVLAGLAQLYVWLDGDKRLARSGTTLATATGLGSIGTPRAFEPPHTGNNYLLREMVYTVARKHALKLRVIALTLMTALPILFLALPFNHILALLAVLAHIAGVLTARWLFFAEAEHVVGLYYGKR; the protein is encoded by the coding sequence ATGCACCCAGCCCCTTCGATCATCGCTTTCACGACCTTCTCGGGCCTTGGCTTTGGCCTGCTGTTCTGGCTGGGCATCGACGCGACACCGCCCACGGGCTTTACCGCCTTTGCCTTTTACCTGATCGGCTATGTGCTGGCGGTGGGCGGCCTTCTGGCCTCGGCGCTGCACCTTGGCCGCCGCGAGCGTGCGCTCAAGGCCTTTACCCAATGGCGCAGCAGCTGGCTCTCGCGCGAGGCATGGGGCGCACTGGCCGCGCTGACGATCACCGGCCTGCACGCGCTGCTGTTGATCTTTGGGCTGCACATCGCGCCGCTTGGCTGGCTTTCGGCGCTGCTGTGCCTTGGCACCGTCTTTGCCACCTCGATGATCTACGCTCAGTTGAAAACTGTACCGCGTTGGCACCACTGGACAACGCCCGCCTTGTTCCTGCTGCTGTCTGTCGCCGGTGGCGCGCTGCTGTCGGGCCGCGTCGCAATCACCGGTGCGGCGCTGGTGCTGGCGGGGCTGGCGCAGCTTTACGTCTGGCTCGACGGCGACAAACGTCTGGCGCGCTCTGGCACTACGCTGGCCACGGCCACCGGGCTGGGCAGCATCGGCACCCCCCGCGCGTTCGAGCCGCCGCATACCGGCAACAACTACCTGCTACGCGAAATGGTCTATACCGTCGCGCGCAAACACGCTTTGAAACTGCGGGTGATCGCCCTGACCCTGATGACGGCCCTGCCCATTCTTTTCCTGGCGCTGCCGTTCAACCACATCCTTGCACTGCTGGCGGTGCTGGCCCACATCGCGGGCGTTCTGACCGCCCGCTGGCTGTTCTTCGCCGAGGCCGAGCATGTGGTCGGCCTGTATTACGGCAAACGCTAG
- a CDS encoding 4Fe-4S dicluster domain-containing protein encodes MTDLPASTTRKLGLVIDLDTCVGCHACVVSCKGWNTENYGAPLSDQDPYGADPTGTFLNRVHSYEVQPDTGPAQLVHFPKSCLHCDDAPCVTVCPTGASYKRVEDGIVLVNESDCIGCGLCAWACPYGARELDAAEGVMKKCTLCVDRIYNENLPEEDRQPACVRTCPAGARHFGDLSDPDSAVSLLVKDRGGFDLMPEQGTKPVNKYLPPRPKDTWEGQVDILAPFLQPVAEEPRGFLGWLDRTLDKL; translated from the coding sequence ATGACCGACCTTCCCGCATCGACCACCCGCAAACTCGGCCTTGTGATCGACCTTGATACCTGCGTTGGCTGCCACGCCTGCGTGGTGTCCTGCAAAGGCTGGAACACCGAAAACTACGGCGCGCCGCTGTCGGATCAGGACCCTTACGGCGCGGACCCCACCGGCACCTTCCTCAACCGCGTGCACAGCTACGAAGTGCAGCCAGACACAGGCCCCGCGCAACTGGTCCATTTCCCCAAATCCTGCCTGCACTGCGACGACGCGCCTTGCGTCACCGTCTGCCCCACCGGGGCCAGCTACAAACGGGTCGAGGACGGCATCGTTCTGGTTAATGAATCCGATTGCATCGGCTGCGGTCTTTGCGCCTGGGCCTGCCCCTACGGCGCACGCGAACTCGACGCCGCCGAGGGGGTGATGAAGAAATGCACCCTTTGCGTCGACCGAATCTATAACGAAAACCTGCCCGAGGAAGACCGCCAGCCCGCCTGCGTGCGCACCTGCCCCGCAGGCGCGCGCCACTTTGGCGATCTCAGCGATCCCGACAGCGCCGTCAGCCTGCTGGTCAAGGACCGAGGCGGGTTCGATCTGATGCCCGAACAGGGCACCAAGCCCGTCAACAAATACCTGCCGCCCCGACCCAAGGACACATGGGAAGGGCAGGTCGACATTCTGGCCCCCTTCCTGCAACCCGTCGCCGAAGAACCGCGCGGGTTCCTGGGCTGGCTCGACCGGACATTGGACAAACTCTGA